The DNA region AGTCGGTCCAGAACATCGTTCGACCCATGTGGTCAATGGCAATCCCTTCAGGGCTGCTCAAATCTGCAAGAATACGagtttactttatttcaaaGCAGTCTCTTAATGTGTTTAAGTATAAGGAAGCAGAAATACCTGATGTGATGACAGCAGTGGGTTCTCCTCCATCTATGCTAGCCTTGCTGATTGAAGGAGATGAAATTTCTGTCCAGTAAATCATTTTCTCTATGCAGTCATAGGCCACTCCAATGATTGCCTTCCCCTACGGATGGGtcaacaaacaacattttttaagagTGTTTGTTCTGAGAGGCGAGGAGCAGATGTGTGTCTAGACACAAacaatttcagtaaaaaatCCACTGTGGGCCACCGAGACAAACTTCAGACCAGCTGGTTGAAAACATCTCAAACTGATGTTAGTCATTAGAGCGGAGGCCACCATGTGActccaataaaaatgtaagtccTAAATACAAGGAGCAGATGGGAGTCTGACAGAAAGAGAGCAAAGTCTTTGACCCAAGATTCAGTGGCTGTAGCAAGAAGTAATTCTTGTTCTGTTGGGTATGTTTTGACGTTCAGTCTAAACGTTTTGACTGTTTAGAACTGGATCTTAGACTTACGAGGGAACATCTTATGGAAGAAACTTACAGGAAGATGGAGGACAGCCTTGGCATCTTGCTTTTTCATATTGTAAGCTTCCAATGGGATGTGATCTATCCTGCCGCTCTGGGCAAACAGGAGGTGTGTCCCTGGGGGCAAAACCACATCGGGTCGAGGTCGGGGTCCAATAGGTGGAGCCGTACTGCCATGAGGGAGACCTGACGAAGTTAAAAAAATTAGGAGATACATCAATGGACCTTAATCAAACTCTAAGGATGTTTGATTAAGATTTTTTCACTTGAATAGATCTGGAAGATTCAGTTCGATTGGGAACCAAAGTTGCAAATCTGttaaattttcagctgctgtggtttgctTCCACACTGGACTGATTCAAACAAACCACAccaactgaaaaacctgttcccccgattgcctgtggtggcgctgcaccacgAACTACTGAAGGAATCGCCATGAAACTTCAGAAGAAGACCAGCgcaacttctttcttcacaaagtGTAAACAGAaatagtgtcagattttaggatttctcttttgtctttggtaaaaaacaacgagccatttctccctctAGTGCTAGACTCACACattggttttggttgtatttacccagaatgccctgcgctttAGTCtaattcctgtttttggagcggtctccagtccGCTTGGCATTCAGATATGCTTTACTTTAATCGAACTAAAACCTAGGTTTTTAGACAGACCAAAGTTAGCTTTTCTGGTctgaaccagactttctaggcaaacggaccaGAGTTCGATTAAAGCGCAGTAAACAAAGTTGGTGTGAAGGTACCCTTCGTAGCTCTTTTGGGAGCAGCCATTTACTTACAGTAAGGCTGGCTGCTATCGTCTGTGCGAGTCCCAGGGATCTCTTGTCCATTTCGATCCACACACCAGCACTGCCCAATGCTACTGAAGCACTGAACAGGCCGATAATCGCCATTTTCGTCGCACTCAGGGATGAACTGTCCGACAGGTCGAGGTCCACGTGGATTGAAGCTGATCTGGCCTAGAAGGCGTTCTCTGATGTTCTCGCATTGGGTTTTGGTCCgctctgaataaagaataaaagaaatcagACCTCCAAGTAGCAACAGAACACTTCTGAAAAACTCACCTCTCTGCCAGAAGTATAAAATAACCTCAATAAAACTGCTACCAAGAACAGAGCAGATGAAACCTTTTAGCTCTTTCACTTGAATAAATATAGGACAAATATAAACTAGGGGTGACTGCAGTATCTCAGTTTAAGAATGGCAAATAGAGCAGATTTTTAATAGCAAATTTTCATCTTAActaagaaattttaaatacaaaacaaatgtttttcttttttttttttttaggcatgttttcacttttttgctATCGTAGGTAAGGCCACAAATCTCCAGTGACTTTTCACTCAAAACCAATATCTAAAATGGGCTAAACACAGTTAAGGGGTTTCAAAGACActtctcatttttgttgctgggaataaactaaaataaattttttgacCAACAAGTTAGGAAAATATACAactttgagacattttttcaaattgtaattttaatttgttgctgagcaggaaaaaagaaaagaatttcCAATGACACTATTTAccattttttgcttaaaaatggaaataaactgTGGCTCATGAGTGCTCTCAACTTGGTGAATTTagtaaaaagtttggacacctctgGTATAAATTATACTCACCTGAGGAGCAGTAGGAACCGTCTCCGCTGTAACCCGGCCTGCACTGGCAGATAAATGAaccctgtgtgtttgtgcacagaGCGTTCTGATGGCACCTGGTCTGCTGGCACTCATCTACGTCTTCAGGAGAAAGATGAGAGGGTGAGTGAGGAAAAAGGAGCAGCAAAACTCATAGAGCAAACTTCAAAATGATGGTTTTTGACAGTTTAACTCAGTTCAACCCAACTCTGTGGGCTTTCAAGCGGTTCTGAACTGCATGCAGCACAATATGAGGTCCTATTGTTTTGCTACATTGACAAAATATTGTACCGTTTCACATGCAGCATGTGAAATAGAGAAGACCTTCATTGGAAAATGTGTTGTCTGGGTGTAACAAGGTTTGCAGGCTTATCTATACACAAACATCACAGCGAGGTCACTATTCTGCAAAGAAAGTCAAAGGTTTTTCTCCCATATTCATAGTTTCCAAAGCCTCTTAGAAATACATGAGGTTTTTAACTTAGCATATCTCAAATTCAACTGAATctattaaaaaattttctaaTAAATTGCAATTCTGTCTTACGCCgctttatattttcaatttccTGCAAATTGAAGGTGTTTAGAAAATTGGATTGTAGACGCACAACGTTTCCACTAATTTAACTATTTCCAAAAAGCTAACACTCTCTCCTCTTTCCTACCCCGGCACGATCTCCCGTCTCCTGCGAACCCTGGGAGGCAGGTGCAGATGTACGAGGAACCTCCATTGTAGTTGCACTGAGCTCGCTCAGGGATGTCACAGTTATGAGTTCCTTCCTCACAGTGGTTCACTGGTCGATCAACCTCTgtggaaggaaagaaataaaattagagCTTGTGAATAATATTAACTTCAAAAACCCGTTGAGGAGATTCAGCTCaacatgctgcatgtttttgtactttcatttgggtcttaaaaaacagcacaagttcttagaaaaaactaaaacgtCACAAATCAGAAGGCACtgcccctcacctagcaaccccagcaaagccaaAGCTCTTGCTTTCCTTTACTGAACAACAAAATCCAGAATTAGAAATAGCTTTAGCCCTCCTTTGGCTTTGATTTCGATTCATTTCATTTAGGGAACATTTGTAAATTGTGTCGTATCCTCTCCTATACCAAGTCAGAGAAAATTATCGTAGCATCCTTGCTATCATATTTAGATAATTACAAGATCCTATTGAATTTACCACATAGTAAATCATCTTTCAAGCttttcaaaatgctgctgccaGACTACACTGAGTGTTTGTTTCAGAAGAAAAGATATGGTATTTTCTTTGAAAGCAAAGAGATTAGGTCACTCACCGATGCATGTCCGTCCATCTATACCGAACTGATACCCTTCATCACACTCACAGCGAAAAGTCCCAGGCTGATTGTTGCAGATTGAGTTGGGTCCACAGATCTGGGGATTTTCTCTGCACTCATCGATGTCTGGCAAAGACAACAGGCTCTTATCACTTTCTAATTATTCCCAAGAAAATTTGACTTCTGAAATCTGCATCTATGAAATACGTTTGTTTTCCTGTCAAATGTTGCATGATCAAAGAGAAAAGCTAGATGAGATTTGGTCATTTTCTCAAGATAGCATCTGTCTGAAAAACTTCCTTCCTCTCTGTACTGTGTTCTTCCTGTTTGCTCTTTCATGTAAAAGACTTTTGGTTGTATGGAGGAAATCATGACCACACAAGACATGTCAAAGGGGATTCAACACACTGGATAGACCCTGTTAAGTGGCACAATTGTCCCGTCCCACCGGAGGGAAGTTTGAGTTACTTTAATAGTGGGTTTGAAAAAGATATGAGAAGGGTGTGATTCACAGCGGCTTGCAAAACCACCATATGAACTTTTCTATATTTGGTCACGTTACGATTATGAAATTTAAGAGAGTTATTAGGTTCTGTTTACACTTTTATGAtgtattttaatctgaaaaaaatggccttggatttattttccttcctttaaGATGTGGTAAAATAGCTTTGTGATTACTGTAAATTATAGATTGTTAACAATGAAAATGTTAACACAGTGGTAGACAAGAAAGTAAAAgtcaaaaggagaaaattttAGTAACTGGACTTGATTGAGGGGAacaagagaaaaagaggaaaaccatttatcattttccttctcttttagATCTATATTCTACTTTGTGTAGAtataatgcataaaaaacacattaaaaaagaaTTGCAGAGATTATgctgatatattttattaagaCCAGTCTCACCATAACATGTACGCCCATCACCATTAAATCCTGAGGCACACTGGCACGTGAACTCATTTCCTTGACTGGGTCGGCAAATGGCATTGGTATCACAGCCGTGTCTCCCAGTAAAACATGGGTTCTCTTCTGGTTCCCCCCCTGAAAAGTACAATTTGTAAGCCAATTTTATTGGAAAAGAacgaaaacaaaactaaatctttTGTGGAAGTTTCTTTTACACAGATGCTTTATGCCCTTACCATTGACATCTCCAATCTTGTTGCTCATGGCCAGACGGAGGAGCTGGTTTGGAGCGTCATACAGAGTGAATACTTGATCCACGCTTAGCAGCTGCGTCGGCTTAAAGTCCCTTGAAACCTCGCCATGCTGGCAGCCCTGGAAGGAAATGGTCTGACGCCACTGAAACCTCCTGTTTTCACTGGTTCCTTCAGGGAAAACCAGCTTGTAATTCTGAGTGGAGGATGAGGTGAtcactgaaacataaaatactctGATAAGTAAATACAATAAAGACACCCTGAAGGGTCAAACTCTGTGTCTTACGGTTGCTGCTGTACTGGTAGATCTCTGTGTAAGGTTCAGACTGGATGGAAGTGCCTGGAGGAATCTCAGGGATCTGGCCGTTCAGGGTGGTGGTCACCACCAGGTGGTCCTGTTCGTCCGTCCCTTTAAACTCCTGCCTGATGGTTAGCTTCTCGCCTGATGGTAGAAAGGTCACTTCAGCCTGTCGGGTGAACTCTCCCCCTACAGGAAAGAGTGAAATTTAAGACCCTAACCATGGAAACATTGAAATCCAGTTGGTAAGTGAGTAAAGCTACAACATAATCGCAAATGTTCATCCTTCTCCTAGTTTCATGGCATTACATTCTCGTTCATAGTTACCCTGAAAAAGTAACttgattactgattactccttgaaaatgTAGCAGATTAGGTGtaaaaagatcaatctcctccacctcctccctgtgcTACTGAAGAAATGCAGCACTCcccaccaaaaacaaccaatcacagccaggaggagggtcttagcgctgtcaatcaatctcatgtaATTcttgctaaatgtgctaatggtggaaaaataacttattgttacagaaaaactatttatgaGCTGAACAGGCTATGCTAGGTGATAgctgtgattgacagcactaagacccgcctcctggctcggAATGGCTCTAGTTAGCACTGAACCATTCAGTGTTCAGTGCTAACTAGAACCATTCAGTTAGCACTCTACCTTCTACCACTGGGAGAAGTAGAGGAGCTTCAAAGATTGTCTGACTCATCCTGTACTCTTATGACATAGCGACAGTTTCAACATACATACTGAAGGTTTAATCTGATTAATAGACTGAACATAGCAACACCTTGAAAAAAGGAGTCTTAAGAGTAAGGCAATGTCAgaactgacatcactgctcacCAATAAGACTGAAGCCGTTCTTAAATCCAGGCTGCTCAAGAGCAAACGCCCAGCCGATTACACCACTGATGGCCGACAATGGCATCAGTGACGGCCCCAGAGCATCAGGAATGTCGCTGATGGCAACATAGGATCGGCCGTCGTTCACCACCACGTACGAGTGGAGGTCCTTGCTGCTGAACTCCACTGGAGACTGAGAGTTGCCCACAAACACCCTCCCATTGACTTTACCATTCATCCTTTGTGGCTTTCCTGTGAAAAAAAGCCTAATTGTTTATTGCTGGAATGTTCTCACTGTTGTCATGTTTTATAATTTCAGAAGTAAAAGCGTACCCTCTGCCACACACTGCAGTCCATTTCCATAGTAGCCGGGTCTGCAGTGACAGCAGAATCCACTGGCATAATCTCTGCAGTCTGCAAACTGggagcatttatttctgttgttgacACATGTCCCAAGGTTGTACGAAAATACTGagaatgaagaataaaaacaaagttaagaTTTTCCAGATAAATACTAATagtttaatcaaatgtttttcattagtAAAGGTGTCCCACAGAGGTGTATATTTGAAATTCTGCTGTTTTAATAGACAAATAAGCACTGGACactattttattggaatttttctttataaattaaaGTAGAACATCACTGTGAATTGGAAGGAAAATTACATCTGTGTTTCAATTAATGGCCTGAATGGCCTGTTTCAGAGTCTGTACTCTAGTTTATTCAAACAccaaattagttgacaattatttcaacaatggatttatcacaattaatcatttcaacctttctcctggatttatttttgagcTCTGGCAGTTAACTACTTCCATAGGTAAAGCACATAAATATGAAGTTAtgtagttgtaatgtgacaaaatgaggaTACAATTCTGTTTGTCTGCACAGACTCACCATCTACATTTATCTCTTGGTCATCGATCACAACTACTTCGGGGTTCTGTGGCTGATGTGGCTGGTATGGCAGAGGAAGGATTTCAATCTGTTCACCATCTGGATCAATGGGAGCATATTTCTGCTGTCCTTCGTGCTCCAAAACTGGCAGTGGGGCCTCCGGCGGCAGATCAGTGACTTCCCCAGGAGCAACATTGGAAAAATGGGGAGACGTTCCGATCTCATAAACCCATACACCCCGCATGCCAGAGTTTGTCTCCCTGTGAGAGTGGACAATATAAGTGAGTCTGCAAGATGGACATGGCAGTGAAACAGTGATGTTTTGGGCCCGATTCTTACTCTGCTAATGCCCTGACAGAAGTCTCCTCATCCATGCTGGTGCGGTAATATTGTCCCTGGCTGGAAAACAGGAATCTTCGGACCAAACCTTGGCTGAAGCCAGAATGCATGATCATATCCCTGTCTCCTATTTGTGTGGATAAAAACTGAACTCCATCCCTGGCGTATAGGAGAATTGCATATGACACAGTCTCCAGGGAGGCAAGAACCAGCTGGAAGGTGTTTCTctaagcaaaagaaaatttaagaaaGGGTGTTAATGTTTCGCTCCACCAAAGCCTAGAAATTGAGAAAGGATTGCTAACTGGAAACATAGACtcatttgagtttttattttacccaattgctaacTTTTGGTAATCTGCCAGTATaatgctatgaagcttaccagaaattggAGGCCCTTCAAATAACCATCCCACACTGCTAAAAGAGAATATCCAAACAAGATGACTgctaatgttaattcaatattaatCCAGAAATTCTAAAAAAGCGCAGAAAATCACAACTTGTCCTCCTTCTGTTTACTGATTGGCCTAGTAAAACCCTGCTGGATACGATCAAAGTATAGGGGAGAAAACCCAGACTGCACTGGaagtgagattttattttattatgattgCACAGAAAGGTAATGGCCAGGCTTGGAGGTGTGGACTCtattgaggttttaaattttaacccAGGTTTTCCCTCAGTATATTATAGGCCTGGCGGGCGTCATGCTTTACGAGCCCCATCGCCAGGATAAGcctttcttgtttatgtttttagtaaaataataatacattaaaaaaataatattttttttgtagattgttgctatggtaacaaaacaatttaaatatgaatattgttctttgaatttttacaaagtaaacttgccagctccttaaaatcttacatataaatattaaacaatttaaaatattttattgatgtatgctgaaaccattaaatcaaatttagcagcattgatCATCTTCGTaaagaaatgttacatttatgtatctgtgTTCTGTGTTAAAATACTAGCATTTATGGGGCCCCTGA from Gambusia affinis linkage group LG13, SWU_Gaff_1.0, whole genome shotgun sequence includes:
- the nid1a gene encoding nidogen-1 isoform X2, yielding MPPKFGMIAALQGDLDTSDGLGSVFFRQDSSPDVLRQAAEHINRAFPDDDEVSPTAAVVITWMDVAAHEPQTRGDGIEKKRNTFQLVLASLETVSYAILLYARDGVQFLSTQIGDRDMIMHSGFSQGLVRRFLFSSQGQYYRTSMDEETSVRALAEETNSGMRGVWVYEIGTSPHFSNVAPGEVTDLPPEAPLPVLEHEGQQKYAPIDPDGEQIEILPLPYQPHQPQNPEVVVIDDQEINVDVFSYNLGTCVNNRNKCSQFADCRDYASGFCCHCRPGYYGNGLQCVAEGKPQRMNGKVNGRVFVGNSQSPVEFSSKDLHSYVVVNDGRSYVAISDIPDALGPSLMPLSAISGVIGWAFALEQPGFKNGFSLIGGEFTRQAEVTFLPSGEKLTIRQEFKGTDEQDHLVVTTTLNGQIPEIPPGTSIQSEPYTEIYQYSSNLITSSSTQNYKLVFPEGTSENRRFQWRQTISFQGCQHGEVSRDFKPTQLLSVDQVFTLYDAPNQLLRLAMSNKIGDVNGGEPEENPCFTGRHGCDTNAICRPSQGNEFTCQCASGFNGDGRTCYDIDECRENPQICGPNSICNNQPGTFRCECDEGYQFGIDGRTCIEVDRPVNHCEEGTHNCDIPERAQCNYNGGSSYICTCLPGFAGDGRSCRDVDECQQTRCHQNALCTNTQGSFICQCRPGYSGDGSYCSSERTKTQCENIRERLLGQISFNPRGPRPVGQFIPECDENGDYRPVQCFSSIGQCWCVDRNGQEIPGTRTDDSSQPYCLPHGSTAPPIGPRPRPDVVLPPGTHLLFAQSGRIDHIPLEAYNMKKQDAKAVLHLPGKAIIGVAYDCIEKMIYWTEISSPSISKASIDGGEPTAVITSDLSSPEGIAIDHMGRTMFWTDSMADRIEVASLDGTQRRVLIDTDLVNPRAIVTDPINGNLYWADWNREAPKIETSYMDGSNRRLLVQSELGLPNALTYDSQSSLLCWADAGTHKIECMNPGRAQRTTVLEGLQYPFGITTFGKNLYYTDWQRDAVVEVDQYAGKELDEFQPQKRANIYGITTAYARCLPGQNYCSVNNGGCTHLCLATPRGRACKCPDSRESVGCVEREY
- the nid1a gene encoding nidogen-1 isoform X1 translates to MSWAKPGWLLWASFVGFMASVQSVRREEFFAFGPSAGDQSLNSGNDQTHRLSLSKPVFFYDGTFDSIFINTNGFVATAEPTSESTYLGKMPPKFGMIAALQGDLDTSDGLGSVFFRQDSSPDVLRQAAEHINRAFPDDDEVSPTAAVVITWMDVAAHEPQTRGDGIEKKRNTFQLVLASLETVSYAILLYARDGVQFLSTQIGDRDMIMHSGFSQGLVRRFLFSSQGQYYRTSMDEETSVRALAEETNSGMRGVWVYEIGTSPHFSNVAPGEVTDLPPEAPLPVLEHEGQQKYAPIDPDGEQIEILPLPYQPHQPQNPEVVVIDDQEINVDVFSYNLGTCVNNRNKCSQFADCRDYASGFCCHCRPGYYGNGLQCVAEGKPQRMNGKVNGRVFVGNSQSPVEFSSKDLHSYVVVNDGRSYVAISDIPDALGPSLMPLSAISGVIGWAFALEQPGFKNGFSLIGGEFTRQAEVTFLPSGEKLTIRQEFKGTDEQDHLVVTTTLNGQIPEIPPGTSIQSEPYTEIYQYSSNLITSSSTQNYKLVFPEGTSENRRFQWRQTISFQGCQHGEVSRDFKPTQLLSVDQVFTLYDAPNQLLRLAMSNKIGDVNGGEPEENPCFTGRHGCDTNAICRPSQGNEFTCQCASGFNGDGRTCYDIDECRENPQICGPNSICNNQPGTFRCECDEGYQFGIDGRTCIEVDRPVNHCEEGTHNCDIPERAQCNYNGGSSYICTCLPGFAGDGRSCRDVDECQQTRCHQNALCTNTQGSFICQCRPGYSGDGSYCSSERTKTQCENIRERLLGQISFNPRGPRPVGQFIPECDENGDYRPVQCFSSIGQCWCVDRNGQEIPGTRTDDSSQPYCLPHGSTAPPIGPRPRPDVVLPPGTHLLFAQSGRIDHIPLEAYNMKKQDAKAVLHLPGKAIIGVAYDCIEKMIYWTEISSPSISKASIDGGEPTAVITSDLSSPEGIAIDHMGRTMFWTDSMADRIEVASLDGTQRRVLIDTDLVNPRAIVTDPINGNLYWADWNREAPKIETSYMDGSNRRLLVQSELGLPNALTYDSQSSLLCWADAGTHKIECMNPGRAQRTTVLEGLQYPFGITTFGKNLYYTDWQRDAVVEVDQYAGKELDEFQPQKRANIYGITTAYARCLPGQNYCSVNNGGCTHLCLATPRGRACKCPDSRESVGCVEREY